The Pseudomonas sp. R4-35-07 genome contains a region encoding:
- the creB gene encoding two-component system response regulator CreB: MPHILIVEDEAAIADTLIFALQGEGFSTTWLSLGQAALEHQRQTPADLIILDIGLPDISGFETCKQLRRFSEVPVMFLSARDGEIDRVVGLEIGADDYVVKPFSPREVAARVRAILKRVGPNAAPAVFQVDLERMQIHYRSQPLSLTRHEFRLLQSLLEQPERVFSREQLLDAVGVPADAGYERNIDSHIKSLRGKLRSVAADAEPIQTHRGLGYSYSPSHS, encoded by the coding sequence ATGCCGCATATCCTGATTGTCGAAGACGAAGCGGCGATTGCCGACACGCTGATCTTCGCCCTGCAAGGCGAGGGCTTTAGCACCACCTGGCTGAGCCTGGGCCAGGCGGCGCTGGAGCATCAGCGCCAAACCCCGGCCGACCTGATCATCCTCGACATCGGCCTGCCCGACATCAGCGGTTTTGAAACCTGCAAGCAACTGCGTAGGTTCAGCGAAGTGCCGGTGATGTTCCTCAGCGCGCGCGATGGCGAGATCGACCGGGTGGTGGGGCTGGAAATCGGCGCCGACGATTACGTGGTCAAGCCCTTCAGCCCGCGTGAAGTGGCGGCCAGGGTGCGGGCGATTCTCAAGCGGGTCGGCCCGAATGCGGCGCCTGCGGTGTTCCAGGTCGACCTGGAACGCATGCAGATCCACTATCGCAGCCAGCCGCTGAGCCTGACGCGTCACGAATTCCGCCTGCTGCAAAGCCTGCTGGAGCAACCCGAGCGTGTGTTCAGCCGCGAGCAACTGTTGGACGCGGTAGGCGTACCCGCCGACGCTGGTTACGAGCGCAACATCGACAGCCATATCAAAAGCCTGCGCGGCAAGTTGCGCAGCGTGGCCGCCGATGCCGAGCCGATCCAGACGCATCGCGGCCTGGGTTACAGCTACAGCCCGAGCCATAGCTGA
- a CDS encoding ATP-dependent zinc protease — protein sequence MKLLLGAFALVFPVITTLPVMAAEPTLYGRYEYIQLPEIGQTFKAKMDTGALTASLSARDIETFTRDGDDWVRFRLGGKDADNKVYEHKVSRISKIKSRADEDDDKDEASVAKRPVIDLEMCLGDVKRTVEVNLTDRSSFNYPLLIGAKALREFGAAVNPARRYTAEKPDC from the coding sequence GTGAAATTGCTCCTTGGCGCGTTCGCCCTAGTTTTTCCCGTTATCACCACCTTGCCCGTGATGGCCGCCGAACCGACCCTCTACGGTCGCTACGAATACATTCAACTGCCGGAAATCGGCCAGACCTTCAAGGCCAAGATGGACACCGGCGCGTTGACCGCCTCGCTGTCGGCCCGCGATATCGAAACCTTCACCCGTGATGGCGATGACTGGGTGCGCTTCCGCCTCGGCGGCAAGGACGCCGACAACAAAGTCTACGAGCACAAGGTCTCGCGCATCAGCAAGATCAAGAGCCGCGCCGACGAAGATGACGACAAGGACGAAGCCAGTGTGGCCAAGCGCCCGGTGATCGACCTGGAGATGTGCCTGGGTGACGTCAAGCGTACCGTCGAGGTCAACCTCACCGACCGCAGCAGCTTCAATTACCCGCTGCTGATCGGCGCCAAGGCCTTGCGTGAATTCGGTGCAGCAGTAAACCCGGCCCGTCGTTACACTGCCGAAAAACCGGACTGCTGA
- a CDS encoding acyltransferase, translating to MRRLLTGCLVTLLLLLNTLILIGPLLVFALLKLVAPGRSRDYASSAVMWIAETWAEIDKLIFAVCIPTQWDIRGGEDLRGDTSYLVISNHQSWVDIPALIQALNRRTPFFKFFLKKELIWVPFLGLAWWALDYPFMKRYTKAYLAKHPELAGQDLKITKEACELFKRQPVTVVNYLEGTRFSEAKRKQQDSPFNRLLKPKAGGVAFVLAALGEQLDAVLDVTVVYPQPKIPGFWDLISGAVPKVIVDIRTRELDAALWQGDYENDPAFRLTVQNWVNQLWREKDARIEQLRAQQS from the coding sequence ATGCGCCGCCTGCTCACCGGCTGTTTGGTCACACTGCTGCTGTTACTCAACACGCTGATTTTGATCGGCCCCTTGCTGGTGTTTGCCCTGCTCAAGCTGGTGGCACCGGGCCGCTCGCGTGACTATGCGTCATCGGCGGTGATGTGGATCGCCGAGACCTGGGCCGAGATCGACAAGCTGATCTTCGCGGTGTGCATTCCCACCCAGTGGGATATTCGCGGCGGTGAGGACCTGCGGGGCGACACCTCTTACCTGGTCATCAGCAACCACCAGTCCTGGGTGGATATTCCAGCGCTGATCCAGGCATTGAACCGGCGCACACCGTTCTTCAAATTCTTCCTGAAAAAAGAGCTGATCTGGGTGCCCTTCCTTGGCCTGGCCTGGTGGGCGCTGGATTATCCGTTCATGAAGCGCTACACCAAAGCGTACCTGGCCAAGCATCCGGAGTTGGCCGGGCAGGACCTGAAGATCACCAAAGAGGCCTGCGAGCTGTTCAAGCGCCAGCCGGTGACGGTGGTCAACTACCTGGAAGGCACGCGGTTCAGCGAGGCTAAACGCAAGCAGCAGGACTCGCCGTTTAACCGACTGCTCAAACCGAAGGCGGGCGGCGTGGCCTTTGTGTTGGCGGCGCTGGGCGAGCAGTTGGATGCCGTCCTCGACGTGACCGTGGTCTATCCACAGCCAAAGATTCCAGGGTTCTGGGATTTGATCAGCGGCGCAGTGCCGAAGGTGATCGTGGATATCCGCACCCGTGAATTGGACGCGGCGCTGTGGCAGGGGGACTACGAGAACGATCCGGCGTTTCGCCTGACCGTCCAGAACTGGGTCAACCAGCTCTGGCGGGAGAAGGATGCGCGCATCGAGCAGCTGCGCGCGCAGCAGTCTTAG
- a CDS encoding DUF2780 domain-containing protein — translation MKISRGFALSCLLTVAASPVFAAGFSLGDAANAISGMQGGNNKAAAAAPTSETADLLTALTSQLNITPEQAVGGTGAMLGLAKNKLSSNDFSQLGDSVPGLDKLSGNNALGSLGALSGMLGQAGGSKTSGLDGLLGNVKNTNDLNTAFSALGMDSGMIGQFAPVILQYLGGQGADSSVLGKLAQAWGTGS, via the coding sequence ATGAAGATTTCACGCGGTTTTGCCCTTTCCTGCCTGTTGACCGTGGCCGCCAGCCCGGTGTTTGCCGCAGGCTTCAGCCTTGGCGATGCGGCCAACGCCATTTCCGGCATGCAGGGTGGCAACAACAAAGCCGCCGCCGCTGCTCCAACATCGGAGACGGCCGACCTGCTGACAGCCTTGACCTCTCAACTCAATATCACCCCGGAGCAAGCCGTCGGCGGCACGGGCGCGATGCTGGGCCTGGCGAAGAACAAGCTGAGCAGCAATGACTTTTCGCAGCTGGGCGATAGCGTGCCGGGCCTCGATAAACTGTCGGGTAACAACGCCCTGGGCAGCCTGGGTGCCTTGAGCGGGATGCTCGGCCAGGCCGGCGGCAGCAAGACCAGCGGCCTGGACGGCCTGCTGGGCAACGTGAAAAACACCAATGACTTGAACACCGCGTTCAGCGCCCTGGGCATGGACAGCGGCATGATCGGTCAGTTTGCCCCGGTGATCCTGCAATACCTGGGCGGGCAGGGCGCCGATAGCTCGGTGCTGGGCAAGCTGGCCCAGGCCTGGGGCACCGGCAGCTAA